DNA from Polaribacter sp. NJDZ03:
TGATACTAACTCGTAATTGGTATTTTTTCTTTCTTCTAAAATGTTATAATCTAGATTTAAATCTGATCTTTCTACCAAATCTGGATCATACATATAATTGCCATCCGCATCCTTTACTTTTAAATATGGATTGGCATTTCTTGAGTAATTAGAAGGATTTGTATATGCATCTGCTCCTGTAATATAAGAAGATGTTGTGGTTTGACTACCAAATAACGCTACACCAACTTTTAGTTTTTCGTTAACCTTAAAATTATCTTTTAACGTAATATTAAATCGTTTCTGACCTGTACCTTTCGTTGTTCCTTTTTCATCGAAAATACCTGTAGAAAAATAGTAATCATTATTCTCTGTTCCTCCAGAAAGACTAACACCATATTGTTGGTTTATAGCCATTTCATACAACTCATCTCCCCAATTCGTATTTATTTTTCTTAGATTATTAATCTCATTTTGGGCAGCACTAGAAATACTAGCAAAACCATTATCTCTAAAATTGTTATACTCGTTATAATTATTTAAAATTCTAGCAACCTCTCCTCTATCTTGTTGGTATTTTAAATCTGATCTACCAGCTAAAAGCAGTTCGAAATCTACTTTTTGAGAAGAATCCATTAAGTTTAACTTACTAAAATCTGGTTTTTGAGTTACAAAGATATTTGCATTTACATTGATACGCATGGTACCTTTTTTCCCTTTTTTACTTGTGATAACAATAACACCATTTGCTGCTCTTGCTCCGTAAATTGAAGTAGCAGAAGCATCTTTTAAAACCGTAATGCTTTCTATGTCTTCTGGGTTTAAACCAGCTATTGGATACGATTGCAAATTATCGATATTGTCTTTGTCTCTAAAATCTTTTGGAATATCATTACCATCTAACGGTATACCATCTAAAACCCATAAAGGATCTGAAGAACCATTTAAAGTTGCAGCACCTCTAATAGAAATTTTTGAAGGTGCACCAGGAGCTCCACTTGTAGGCTGAATAGCTACTCCAGATAATTGACCAACTAACATTTGATCTACACTAGCAGCACCTGCTTGATTAATATCTGCCATTTCTACTTTTGCATACGCAGATGTTATTTTTCGTTTTTCAATTTTTTGATATCCGGTTAAAACAACTTCTTCTAAACTTTCTGCACTTTCTTTTAAAGCAATAGATAAATTTGAAGTTACATTAGAAACTGCAATTTTTTCGGTTTCGTATCCCATATAAGAAACCAAAATAAACTTAATGTCTTGTCCTATTTTTAGAGAAAAATTACCATCAAAATCGGTAGTAGTTCCTAACATTGTGCCTTGTATAACTCCCTTTGTATTGGTTTCATTCCCTATAATTGCCGATGATGCATAAACCGATGCACCAACAATTGGCATTTGAAACCCAGCGTCAATAACTTTCCCGGTAATTACTTTTTCTTGCTGAGCAAAAAGTAAACTAGGAATAAAAACTAACAGGTATATTAATTTCTTCATGATTTAATTCTTTAAATTATATTTAATTCTTGCTATTAAATCACTATAATGTGCCTTAGTAGCGCTGTCTCCTTTATTTTTCTTTCTTTTTAAAAGCACCAATATTTTTTCTAATGCAGCCCTTTTATTAGTCCCTATATCTGCAACTCTTGGTAAGTATGAGAAGTGTACCTTTTTAAATTTATTAGATTTTTCTGAAATCGTTTTTTCTTTTGTTTTCTCTAACAACTTATTTCTATCTACAGTTAAAACATCTACATAGTTTTTTTGCGTAATACGATCAAACATGTCTAAAGATTTTCCTTTTTTAGTTTTCTGAAAAACAGCTTCAAATAAACGATCAAATACATATTCTTCTGTAAAAACGTCTGTATCATCACTTTCTAAGACTTTGTTTTCTGTAATTCTCATCAACCTTTCTGTCTTTATCAAAGCATAAATTGCATTGGTTTGATGAATGCGTAACATAGAAACAGGAGCGTAATATCTTTCTCCGTCTGGCGCATCTCTTACAGCAAAAACTTTATTGATTGTTTCCGGCATAAATAACCATTTCTGAGGTAAAACAGCATTTTTTATAATATAATTCAGTGCTTCTTTTTGTCTTTTAACAGATACAGGTTCAAAAGTATTTTTACCATCTCCATAAACGGTATTGTTAACATAAACGCCACCAATATTTGCCATTACATGACCGTTGTAAGTTCCCCATTGATCTATAACCGCTTTGTACAATTTAGATGCTTTGTAATAATCTTGCCCTTCTGCAGCTGTCCAATCTAAAATATTTGGCAATATTCTCTTTAAATTCTTCAATCCGTATTCACTTGCTTTTACAGCATCATCACCCAAATCTTCACTTTGAGATCTTGGGTCGATTACTTCTGCTTGTTGCGGTCCATAAAAATATAACGGATCATTTTCATGTTTGCGAATCCATTGGTTTAATATCGGAATTTCTTGATGCGCAGATGTCTCATCCATCCATCTATATCCCCAATCAATTGCATAGGTATCATACACACCAATTTTGGGCGTAATATCTGTAACATTGTCTTCTGGTTGCGCTACATAATTAAAACGTGCATAATCCATAATAGAAGGTGCTGTTCCGCCCATTTTAGCGGTAAACGTTTTAGATCTTAAAGAATCTACTGGATAGCTAAATGATGCGCCCATGTTGTGTTTTAATCCAAAGGTATGCCCAACTTCATGCGATGAAACAAAACGAATTGCTTCTCCCATATGTTGATTTGTAAACTTGTTTGGTCTTGCTTTTGCATCGATAGGTCCTGTTTGCACACGAATCCAAGAATGTAATCCTTTCATTAAGTTATGCCACCAAATAATATCAGATTCTAATATTTCGCCACTTCTAGGATCTACAATAGCAGGTCCCATTGCATTTTGTTTTTCTGATGCTGCATAGGTAATTACAGAATACCGAACATCATCTGCATCAAAATTTTTATCGTCTTTAGACGGAAACTTTACTTTTAAAACATTTTTAAAACCAGCTGCTTCAAAAGCCACATTCCAATCATAGACACCTTGTTCTATAAAAGGACGCCATTGTTTTGGAGTAGCAGGATCTAAATAATAAATGATTTGTTTTTTAGGTTGTACCAATTCTCCTTGTTGATATTTTTTGATGTCTTCTTTTCTAGGTTCTAATCTCCATCTAGTAATCATCTCTCTAGATTCAACTTCTTGTTGCTCATCAGAAAAATAATCCATAGGTTTTGTAAAATACCCAACACGTTTGTCTGAAAAACGAGGTTTCATTACATCTGTTGGCAATAAAACAATATTTGTAGTAACACCAATAGTTAAAGGCAATGCTGCGCTTGCTCCTTCTTTAACAGAAGTGGTTAATAATGATTTTACAACAATGTTTTCTGGAAAAGATTTTATGCTTTCTAAAATAGACAAGTTAGTTTTTATACTTCCTCCTAAACCTATATTGGTTAGTACATCACTAAAACTTTGCTCTTTACCATTAAAAATTTTATTCACCTTAATAAATACAGAAGTAGAATCTGTATTTTTCGTTTCTATATTAAACTCTTCTATAATAGACTCACCAAAATTATCTTTTACAGATAAAGTAATTGCATCATTTTCTGGAGATTGAACTCTGGGGTTTATGGTTTTAACCCAAACTTTGTTTAAAATAGTGTCTCTGTAAAACCGAACAAGTTTGGTTTCAAAAGTCATTCCCTTGTTTAAACCATGTCCGTTTAAAGCGTAAGGAACGCTAGACACCTTATTTACAATTAATAAATCTCTAGATAATAATGAATCTGGAACTTCAAAATAGTAATCTTCTTTTATAGAATAGACATTAAACAATCCTTTTTTTACATTCCCTTCTTTCAAAAACTTCTGATACGTCAGTTTTTTATTGTCCGTAGGTTTTATAGAATCTTTTTTTTCTTGATTTTCTTTGTCAGAAATATCCTTTTTATCTTGAGAAAAACCAGATAAGCTGGTAAGCATCAAAATAGAAACAATTAAATACTGAACCAATAAAGCACCTTTTAAAGAGGGGGTTTTCATAAATGATATTGTTAAAACATCAAATTTGCATGATATCAACAACTTAACAAAACGAAATGGAGTGAACTCAATAAATAACGGAGTGAAATACTATTTTTAAGTAATAAATGGCAATGTGCATACAAATTCGTCATCAATTACACCTGTTTTAAAGCTAGTTATCTGATAAAACTGATACGTATTCTCTAAATAAGTTAACCCAATATGATGGCTATCTTTAGCTTTACGCTTTCTTGGCGTGTAATTATTTTTAACCGTAATAAAATCTTCATCAATAATAATAGTAATAACCAACGGATTTATTTTAGTTATTTCATTATGTTTTATCGCATTTTCTACCAACGTTTCTAAAGATAGGAATGGTATTTTTTTTACTAAAATGCCATCATCACAATTATTAACAATTGTTACCTCTAAGCTCTTATTAAATCTAATTTCTTGTAAAAAAATATACTGCTCTAAAAAGCTCATTTCTTTTTTTACTGAAATTAAATTCCCTTCTTTTTCATCTAAAAGGTACCTATACACATCTGCTAATTTTAATACAAACTGTTGTGACAAATCTGGATTTAAATCGATTAAAACATGTAAAGAGTTTAAACTGTTGAATAAAAAATGTGGATTTATTTTTTTCTTCAATTGATTTAATTGAAGAATTGCATTTTCTTTCTGATACTTTTCGTTACTATATGTTAATTGATCTTTCTCTTCTACAACCTTTAAATTCTCTACATATTCTTTTTTTAACTGCATTCTAGAAGCAATTAAGAGCAACATAAATGTAGCAAATGCCAAAAAACTAATCCACGAAAAATATCCTTGTATGTTTTTTGTAGTTTCTTTTAAATGAATATCCACAGGAAAACTAACCACAACTATTAAAGGCGTATTTCCTATTTTAATAGTATCGTAATAACGTATGACCTCTAAACCTAAAAATTCTGAAATTGCCTTATCATTAAAAATAGTAACATTATTTGGTACGTAATATCCATTAATTTTAAGTGAATTATTTAATAATTGCTTAATGGTAATTGTACTAAAATAGGTGTCTATTTTTTTTCCGATGTATTTTGTATCAGGATGTAACATACAAATACCATCTTTATTTGTAACTACCGTATAACCTCCATCACCTTTATAGGTTTCAGAAAAATAACTCCAAAATGAAATTAAATCTACATCGTAACCTGTATAAACAACGGTATTATTAGATAGTTTTTTTCCATAGATTTTTCTATTAATTACCTTGTGATTATTACTAATAATAGTATCTATTAAAACCTCATTTGCTATAAAACGAATATTTTTTAAAAATGTATGTATTTCTTTTTGATACAAAGAATCTTTCTTATTCGAAAAATGAGATTCCAATATACCTTTAGATGAAATAATGGATATAAAACTATTATGAATACTATGCTGTTCTAAGACTAAGTCTGATGTAAAAAGTAATTTTTCCTTTAAATACTCAAAAGAGTTATTTTCTGAGTTTTGAATAATTTTTTGAGAATTTTTAAAAGAGTTATTTAGTTGATTAAACTCGAAAGCAACAATGTTTTCTTTAGATTTTAAGTTCCCTTGAATAACATCTTGAATTAAATTTTCTGTAACCGATGTAATTTTAGGTGTAATTAATGAACTGCCAATAAAAAACACAGCAATCAACAATAAACTTATATACAAGTATTGCTGATGCTTTTTTAAACGGGTCCAAAATATAGAGGTTTGCATATTAATTATTTAACCATTCTTTAAAAGGACGCACATTTTTTGAGCTAATTAAAATAAAATCGTTGCCTTTAGAAGACGGTTCTAATTCTATTTTTAACCTATTCTGACTGTATTTTATAATTGTTTTTATAGCTGTATGTCTTACAATGAATTTTCTATTTATTTTAAAAAAATCTTTTTTTGATAACTTTAAATCTAAATTTAAGATGGTATCATCATACAAAAAACTGTCTCCTTTAATTGTATATAAAAATAGCGATTTGTTTTCTGCCATAAAATAGGCAATTTCATCAGCAGTTATAGAAATTAATTTTTCGCCTCTAGAAACTAAAAATCGTTGTTGCGCTTCTTTTATTTCTTTAGGTTTTTTAAAATGATTTAATAGTTTTTCTAAATCACTAGAATCTTTAGCAGGAGTTATCGCGTAATTTTTATACTTTTCTAGCGCAGCATTTAATTTATGTTTGTCGTATGGCTTTAATAAATAATCAATAGCAAAAAACTGAAATGATTGAATGGCATATTGATCAAACGCGGTGGTAAAAATAATTGGAACATTGATTTTTAAGGCTTCAAAAATCTCAAAACTTTCTCCATCTCCTAAATGAATATCACTTAAAATTAAATCGCAGCTATTGTTCTTAAACCATTCGATAGATTGCGCTACACTTTCTAACCGTTTTTTTATGTTTATAGAATACGTACTTTTTAATAGTAAATTTTCTAAAGATGCTGCTGCTAAGTCTTCATCTTCAATAATAACAATATCCATTTTAAATTGATTTATATTTTTTTTAAAGCCGGGGGCACCTTACCCAATATCATTATAAATAATTATAGTTATTTATAATGATATTGAAAAGCAAAAATACAAATCTTCATCAGAACTAAATTATATAAAAATATAGGATTTTTTTATGTAAAAAAGTTAGTCATTCAGACGTTTTGTTAAACTTTTATAAATTATTTTATATAATGGATAAAAAAAAAGGATACTAAATAGCATCCTTTTTAAGTTAAATAAAAATATTAATTATTCTTTAATAAATTTTGCTGTTGCAAATACGCTATTTATAGAACACTTAATTAAGTAAATTCCAGAGGATAAATTAGAAACATCAATAGATTCGTTATTTTTATTGATTTCCAAACTCATTACTTGCTTCCCTAATAAATTATAGATCGCTGCACTTTTAATCATGTTTTGAGCAGTAATATTTAATCTATTTGAAGTAGGGTTAGGAAACATAGAAACGTTTGACAAAG
Protein-coding regions in this window:
- a CDS encoding LytTR family DNA-binding domain-containing protein codes for the protein MDIVIIEDEDLAAASLENLLLKSTYSINIKKRLESVAQSIEWFKNNSCDLILSDIHLGDGESFEIFEALKINVPIIFTTAFDQYAIQSFQFFAIDYLLKPYDKHKLNAALEKYKNYAITPAKDSSDLEKLLNHFKKPKEIKEAQQRFLVSRGEKLISITADEIAYFMAENKSLFLYTIKGDSFLYDDTILNLDLKLSKKDFFKINRKFIVRHTAIKTIIKYSQNRLKIELEPSSKGNDFILISSKNVRPFKEWLNN
- a CDS encoding zinc-dependent metalloprotease, translated to MKTPSLKGALLVQYLIVSILMLTSLSGFSQDKKDISDKENQEKKDSIKPTDNKKLTYQKFLKEGNVKKGLFNVYSIKEDYYFEVPDSLLSRDLLIVNKVSSVPYALNGHGLNKGMTFETKLVRFYRDTILNKVWVKTINPRVQSPENDAITLSVKDNFGESIIEEFNIETKNTDSTSVFIKVNKIFNGKEQSFSDVLTNIGLGGSIKTNLSILESIKSFPENIVVKSLLTTSVKEGASAALPLTIGVTTNIVLLPTDVMKPRFSDKRVGYFTKPMDYFSDEQQEVESREMITRWRLEPRKEDIKKYQQGELVQPKKQIIYYLDPATPKQWRPFIEQGVYDWNVAFEAAGFKNVLKVKFPSKDDKNFDADDVRYSVITYAASEKQNAMGPAIVDPRSGEILESDIIWWHNLMKGLHSWIRVQTGPIDAKARPNKFTNQHMGEAIRFVSSHEVGHTFGLKHNMGASFSYPVDSLRSKTFTAKMGGTAPSIMDYARFNYVAQPEDNVTDITPKIGVYDTYAIDWGYRWMDETSAHQEIPILNQWIRKHENDPLYFYGPQQAEVIDPRSQSEDLGDDAVKASEYGLKNLKRILPNILDWTAAEGQDYYKASKLYKAVIDQWGTYNGHVMANIGGVYVNNTVYGDGKNTFEPVSVKRQKEALNYIIKNAVLPQKWLFMPETINKVFAVRDAPDGERYYAPVSMLRIHQTNAIYALIKTERLMRITENKVLESDDTDVFTEEYVFDRLFEAVFQKTKKGKSLDMFDRITQKNYVDVLTVDRNKLLEKTKEKTISEKSNKFKKVHFSYLPRVADIGTNKRAALEKILVLLKRKKNKGDSATKAHYSDLIARIKYNLKN
- a CDS encoding sensor histidine kinase, with product MQTSIFWTRLKKHQQYLYISLLLIAVFFIGSSLITPKITSVTENLIQDVIQGNLKSKENIVAFEFNQLNNSFKNSQKIIQNSENNSFEYLKEKLLFTSDLVLEQHSIHNSFISIISSKGILESHFSNKKDSLYQKEIHTFLKNIRFIANEVLIDTIISNNHKVINRKIYGKKLSNNTVVYTGYDVDLISFWSYFSETYKGDGGYTVVTNKDGICMLHPDTKYIGKKIDTYFSTITIKQLLNNSLKINGYYVPNNVTIFNDKAISEFLGLEVIRYYDTIKIGNTPLIVVVSFPVDIHLKETTKNIQGYFSWISFLAFATFMLLLIASRMQLKKEYVENLKVVEEKDQLTYSNEKYQKENAILQLNQLKKKINPHFLFNSLNSLHVLIDLNPDLSQQFVLKLADVYRYLLDEKEGNLISVKKEMSFLEQYIFLQEIRFNKSLEVTIVNNCDDGILVKKIPFLSLETLVENAIKHNEITKINPLVITIIIDEDFITVKNNYTPRKRKAKDSHHIGLTYLENTYQFYQITSFKTGVIDDEFVCTLPFIT